The Planktothrix tepida PCC 9214 genome includes the window TTTCGCCGTTTATTTCGATTTCTCTTAATGTGTGGCAAATTCGGGTTTTGGCTGGTTTCAGTTCTAATCCGATAGGTTTTAACCATTCTTCGATTTCAATCATGCACTGTTGAATAATTTCTAATTGTGGACTTACCACGATGAAATCATCGGCATATCTAATGACTAGGGCTTGAACACGGTATTTCTTTTTTGGAAATTTATGTTCAATT containing:
- a CDS encoding reverse transcriptase domain-containing protein; translation: QINHDYLLSKIDCPSIIKAQIRQWLKAGVMDNGIFEATEAGTPQGGVISPLLANIALDGMIRLIEHKFPKKKYRVQALVIRYADDFIVVSPQLEIIQQCMIEIEEWLKPIGLELKPAKTRICHTLREIEINGE